From the genome of Chelonia mydas isolate rCheMyd1 chromosome 2, rCheMyd1.pri.v2, whole genome shotgun sequence, one region includes:
- the EXOSC4 gene encoding exosome complex component RRP41 encodes MAGLELLSDEGYRVDGRRAGELRKVRARMGVFAQADGSAYLEQGNTKALAVVYGPHEMRGSRSKALHDRALVNCQYSMATFSTGERKRRPHGDRKSSEMTLHLKQTFEAAILTQLYPRSQIDIYVQILQADGGNYCACVNAATLATIDAGIPMRDYVCASSAGFIEDTPLADLNYVEEAAGGPQVALALLPKSDQIALLEMNSRLHEDHLEQVIEAASKACKDVYAVLDQVVRDHVHEVTTLLGE; translated from the exons ATGGCCGGCCTGGAGCTGCTGTCGGACGAGGGTTACCGCGTGGACGGGCGCCGGGCCGGGGAGCTGCGCAAGGTGCGCGCCCGCATGGGGGTGTTCGCGCAGGCCGACGGCTCCGCCTACCTCGAGCAGGGCAACACCAAGGCGCTGGCCGTGGTGTACGGGCCGCACgag ATGCGTGGCTCCCGCAGTAAGGCCCTGCATGACCGGGCACTGGTGAACTGTCAGTACAGCATGGCTACCTTCAGCACAGGGGAGCGCAAGCGCCGGCCCCACGGTGACCGCAAGTCCAGTGAGATGACGCTGCACCTCAAGCAGACCTTCGAAGCAGCGATCCTCACCCAGCTATACCCCCGCTCCCAGATCGACATCTACGTGCAG ATCCTGCAGGCAGACGGTGGGAATTACTGTGCCTGCGTGAATGCAGCCACGCTGGCCACCATCGACGCAGGCATCCCCATGCGAGACTACGTGTGCGCCAGCTCTGCCGGCTTCATCGAGGACACGCCGCTGGCCGACCTCAACTATGTGGAGGAGGCAGCCGGCGGGCCCCAGGTAGCCCTCGCTCTGCTGCCCAAGTCGGACCAGATTGCCCTGCTGGAGATGAACTCGCGGCTGCACGAGGACCACCTGGAGCAGGTCATTGAGGCTGCCAGCAAGGCCTGCAAGGACGTGTACGCCGTGCTGGACCAGGTGGTGCGTGACCACGTGCACGAGGTCACCACGCTGCTGGGGGAGTGA